One Nitrospirota bacterium genomic window, CCGCCAATGTGCCTCCGACGCTCATCGCGATGAGCCGGGCAGCGGCGATAAACTGCATCAGGGCATGCCGGTTGGCCTCCCGTAACTCCAGATAACGACAGAGTCGCCGGTGCCACCAGCTCCATACCGCCCATTCATGCCAGCGCCAGCCGAACCCACTGCGGAGCCGCCGCAGCGCCTCCTGTCTGGCGGACTCTTGCTCACGGCGAATCTCGTCGGCGGGCCTGGCCGGCTGGGTCAGCAGATGTCCCCTGATGACTCCGAGGACGTACTCAGGGATCTCCGCAAAGCGCGGCGACATGACGTCGGACTCGCCGACCGCTCGGTGTCCGTATTCCGATAGATAGGCGTCGAAAGACCGAAGAAAATGCGTGCCGGCCAATGTGGCGCGGAACGGCTCAGGTATCCAAGGCTCTGCCACCAGAAAGTCCCGAACCGCCGGCTCGCGTCCGACCGCCTCGGCCAGCTCCGTTAACAGGAGAATTTGTTTGGCGCTGATGATCGTCCCAACTCCCTGCAACGTTTGGCTCAGGAGCGACTGCCATGCGGCTCCCAGCCGCCGTTCGAGGAGCAGTTTCATCACATAGAACCCCTGAGACACTCCGCTGAAGATCGCGAAGGTCAAGTCTCCATTCGTGCGAAGGTGCCGACTCAACTCTTCTTCCCAGGCCGATAGCTCGACCTCCGTGAGCTCTCGTATTGGTTCGTCCTTGCATCGTACCCCTAGCCGTCGCATTTCCTGGAACCACTTGGGCGCGCGCCTGGCTGCACGCCGGATCTTCCATTCCATGAGGATAGCGACCCTCCACCAAGGAAGCTGTATCACCGTGCGCGGGGGTGGAGACGCTCCACCACCCATCTGTTCGGCAAGCAGGGTCGGGTCGCCTCCCAATTGCGCCATGACAGACTGGAACAGGGTCACGTTGATGAACGGACGGCCCTTGATCACTCGGACCGACGAAACTCCAGGCGGGATACGGCATCCCAACTCGCGATAGCAGCGCACGATGTGGGTCTCCATAAACCCTTCCAAGAGCGAGAGGCCGAGGGGGCTCGGCAATTCCGGCAGGGTTTCCTTGAAGTTTGCCCGAGACCAGACGATCGGCGCGGAGTCTTGCCACGCGTCTCGTTCAGGAATCGGCCTGGCCTGCAAGAGCCACAGCCCTTGCGCATCGTCCACCCACTCGACATCCACAGGTGTCCCGATCGCGCGTTCCACCTTTTTCACCAGCCTGGCCAGGGCGAGGACTTCACGCTCCTCCAGTACGGATCTTCTCTGATCTTTTTCGGGCAAAGGCTGATCCGTAAGACCCCACGGCATGGCGAGCCTGACCTTCGTCTTCTCGGCAATGTCTTGCTGGATCAGTGTCAGGGAAGCCGGTTCTTTCCCGATCTCCACGACATATTGATCCGGCGTTACCAGGCCGCTCACCAGCGGTTCGGCCAGCCCGAACACGGCATTGATCATGATCTGGTCGGTCCGGCCGGAGACGGGGTGCCTGGAGTAGGCGACACCGGCTGTGCGAGGAGTGAGCAGCGGCTGAAGGATGACTGCCATGGCGGGACTGGGACGGGGTGTCGGCAGACGTTCCTGATAGGTAAAGGCAAAGGCTGTCCACTGCGAAGCCCAACAGTCGAGGATCGCCGCTGCGATCGAGTGACGCGGAACCCCTAAGA contains:
- a CDS encoding PEP/pyruvate-binding domain-containing protein — protein: MESCTDPALAGGKAAGLARLIAQGFRVPPGLCVTTQAYRDTLQAGGLNPLERWNRIGRTPVVQREPLLKDCRNTIASLVLSQAMLDTIDAQLAKLEKEFATENRLTGGMLWAVRSSASDEDAANATCAGIYRTVLGVPRHSIAAAILDCWASQWTAFAFTYQERLPTPRPSPAMAVILQPLLTPRTAGVAYSRHPVSGRTDQIMINAVFGLAEPLVSGLVTPDQYVVEIGKEPASLTLIQQDIAEKTKVRLAMPWGLTDQPLPEKDQRRSVLEEREVLALARLVKKVERAIGTPVDVEWVDDAQGLWLLQARPIPERDAWQDSAPIVWSRANFKETLPELPSPLGLSLLEGFMETHIVRCYRELGCRIPPGVSSVRVIKGRPFINVTLFQSVMAQLGGDPTLLAEQMGGGASPPPRTVIQLPWWRVAILMEWKIRRAARRAPKWFQEMRRLGVRCKDEPIRELTEVELSAWEEELSRHLRTNGDLTFAIFSGVSQGFYVMKLLLERRLGAAWQSLLSQTLQGVGTIISAKQILLLTELAEAVGREPAVRDFLVAEPWIPEPFRATLAGTHFLRSFDAYLSEYGHRAVGESDVMSPRFAEIPEYVLGVIRGHLLTQPARPADEIRREQESARQEALRRLRSGFGWRWHEWAVWSWWHRRLCRYLELREANRHALMQFIAAARLIAMSVGGTLAARGLLQSRDDIFFLRLGEIKAATSGSADDWKGLVNRRRKEWERHAAQDVPDTVIGDDERLVDEIGSADGLLQGLPISAGYAEGPVCLVRAPDDLKKVKRGDILVASVIDPGIAPLMGLAAGLIVEMGGTLSHGAIIVREYGLPAIANVLGATHLLKDGERVAMDATTGKVTRLKQ